The following is a genomic window from Treponema pallidum subsp. pallidum str. Nichols.
ACGGTATGACTCGTGACAGCGCCGTACAACTTACCGTTGGTACCGGCGGGCATGGCAATAACCACAGGCTGAGCCTCTAAACGAGCCTTAAGATTTGCGGCATCTTGTCGCTTGAGAGACTTTCGCATCTCTATGTCCTGTTGTCGCTGTTTGAAGCGAGCCACGGTAAAACGATTATGAGGAACAGCAAGGTTTCGAGGGTAGAGGTAATTACGAAAATAGCCTGCGGCGACCTCTTTCACATCACCTTCTTCACCAAGGATCTTTACGTCTTGATTGAGAATAATCTTCATACGTTTTGTCCCCT
Proteins encoded in this region:
- the rplI gene encoding 50S ribosomal protein L9, whose translation is MKIILNQDVKILGEEGDVKEVAAGYFRNYLYPRNLAVPHNRFTVARFKQRQQDIEMRKSLKRQDAANLKARLEAQPVVIAMPAGTNGKLYGAVTSHTVAEQLACMGFEVERKRVEVPGLTLKCVGNYHVTIRLYEEICAVVPVTIKNQSEADSVSE